The genomic stretch TACCAGAAATCGGAGTACAACCGTTCGACCCGTTGCGGATAGAATCGGTACAGGTATCGCGGGGCACCGGCGCACTGTCGCTCAGTGGTGGCTTCAAAAAGCTCAACGTTAAGGGCCCCTCGAATACGACCGTTCGGCGTGCCAGTCTAGATTTCAACGCACACACGCTTAGCTTCGACCTGGAGATTCCTAAGCTGAAAATCGATGCCGTGTACAATCTTAAGGGAAACGTCCTGCTGCTGCCGCTGGTGGGCGACGGTGACATAACGATGGTACTGAAAGACGTGAAAACATCCGTAACCACCAAGTTCAGCGTGCGTCCCTTGCCCGAGGTAGGATGGAATGCAGTTTTCCTTGCATAAATTGCGCGCTTCTTTTCCTCTTTCGTTTACGCGAATCGTGTTTCATTTAAGGACGCCATCTTTATCGAGGAGATGAAAGTCACATTTCTGGTCGGCGGAATTCGCATGCATTTGGACAACCTCTTCCAAGGCAACCAGGTCCTGGGTGCATCGCTGAACCTTTTCTTGAACCAAAACGCTAACGAGGTTGTCGCGGAACTGCGCTCGGATCTCGAGTCGGGCCTGGCGGATATCTTCACCGGACTGTGGAACGAGCTGTTCAACAAGCTACCCTTGAAGCTGTGGATTTCGTGACGCGCTTGCATTTCGCACTGAATGGCTTGTTGCCGAgtgattgattgc from Wyeomyia smithii strain HCP4-BCI-WySm-NY-G18 chromosome 3, ASM2978416v1, whole genome shotgun sequence encodes the following:
- the LOC129730708 gene encoding protein takeout-like — translated: MNAPSVRRQTLTSSRSLLLLGVTLVLLPALLGFSEPVQAKEIIIRNKDFPQLKAKPDWLRVCRRDNPNDDSCFKKMFEETFPSIAKGIPEIGVQPFDPLRIESVQVSRGTGALSLSGGFKKLNVKGPSNTTVRRASLDFNAHTLSFDLEIPKLKIDAVYNLKGNVLLLPLVGDGDITMVLKDVKTSVTTKFSVRPLPEDAIFIEEMKVTFLVGGIRMHLDNLFQGNQVLGASLNLFLNQNANEVVAELRSDLESGLADIFTGLWNELFNKLPLKLWIS